Proteins encoded within one genomic window of Amorphoplanes friuliensis DSM 7358:
- a CDS encoding adenylosuccinate synthase has product MPVIVLVGAQWGDEGKGKATDLLGDRIDYVVKFNGGNNAGHTVVIKGEKYALHLLPSGILTPGVTPVIGNGVVVDLAVLFQEIEGLEARGIDTSRLRISANAHVIAGYNRTLDKVSERYLGARRIGTTGRGIGPTYADKMNRLGVRIQDLFDESILRQKVEAALSFKNQVLSKIYNRSAIKPDEVIADLLSYTERLRPMVADTALELSQALDNGKVVLCEAGQATLLDVDHGTYPFVTSSNATAGGACTGSGIPPTRVDRVVAVLKAFTSRVGEGPFPTELHDEVGDYLREVGHEYGTTTGRPRRIGWLDLVMGRYAQRINGVTDFALTKLDNYDGLDEIPVCVAYDVNGVRHDEMPYSQSDFHHATPIYETLPGWKKDISGARSFAELPDNAQRFVEFVEARIGARISVVGVGPGREEVIERHSVLSEA; this is encoded by the coding sequence GTGCCGGTGATCGTGTTGGTCGGCGCCCAGTGGGGCGACGAGGGCAAGGGCAAAGCCACGGACCTCCTGGGCGACCGGATCGACTACGTGGTCAAGTTCAACGGCGGTAACAACGCCGGCCACACCGTCGTGATCAAGGGTGAGAAATACGCCCTGCACCTGCTCCCGAGCGGCATCCTCACGCCCGGCGTCACGCCGGTGATCGGCAACGGTGTTGTCGTCGACCTCGCGGTGCTGTTCCAGGAGATCGAAGGGCTCGAGGCCCGCGGCATCGACACCTCCCGGCTGCGGATCAGCGCGAACGCGCACGTCATCGCCGGTTACAACCGCACCCTCGACAAGGTCAGCGAGCGTTATCTCGGCGCCCGGCGGATCGGCACGACCGGTCGCGGCATCGGCCCGACGTACGCGGACAAGATGAACCGTCTCGGCGTCCGCATCCAGGACCTCTTCGACGAGTCGATCCTGCGGCAGAAGGTCGAGGCGGCCCTGTCGTTCAAGAACCAGGTGCTGTCGAAGATCTACAACCGCAGCGCGATCAAGCCGGACGAGGTCATCGCCGACCTGCTCTCCTACACCGAGCGGCTCCGGCCCATGGTCGCCGACACCGCCCTCGAGCTGTCCCAGGCACTCGACAACGGCAAGGTCGTGCTCTGCGAGGCCGGCCAGGCCACCCTGCTCGACGTCGACCACGGCACCTACCCGTTCGTGACCAGCTCGAACGCGACCGCCGGGGGCGCCTGCACCGGCTCCGGCATCCCGCCGACCCGGGTCGACCGGGTGGTCGCGGTGCTGAAGGCCTTCACCAGCCGCGTCGGCGAGGGCCCGTTCCCGACCGAGCTCCACGACGAGGTCGGCGACTACCTCCGCGAGGTCGGCCACGAGTACGGCACCACCACCGGCCGCCCTCGCCGCATCGGCTGGCTCGACCTGGTCATGGGCCGGTACGCCCAGCGCATCAACGGCGTCACCGACTTCGCCCTGACCAAACTGGACAATTACGACGGGCTGGACGAGATCCCGGTCTGTGTCGCGTACGACGTCAACGGTGTGCGCCACGACGAGATGCCGTACAGCCAGAGCGACTTCCACCACGCGACGCCGATCTACGAGACGCTCCCGGGCTGGAAGAAGGACATCAGCGGCGCCCGCAGCTTCGCCGAACTCCCCGACAACGCCCAGCGCTTCGTCGAGTTCGTCGAGGCCCGGATCGGCGCGCGGATCTCCGTCGTCGGCGTCGGCCCCGGCCGCGAGGAAGTCATCGAGCGGCACTCGGTGCTGAGCGAGGCCTGA
- the purD gene encoding phosphoribosylamine--glycine ligase codes for MRVLLIGSGGREHALAVGLAADPSVEQLIAAPGNPGIASVAELRDVKATDPAAVAALAVEVAADLVVIGPEAPLVAGVADAVRAKGIACFGPTGAAAQLEGSKAFANDVMDAAGVPTGRSHACTTAEEVSAALDEFGTPYVVKNDGLAAGKGVVVTDDRAVAEEHARECGRVVIEEFLDGPEVSLFVVTDGTAAVPLMPAQDFKRARDNDEGPNTGGMGAYAPLPWAPADLVERVMAETVQPTLAEMRDRGTPFAGLLYVGLALTTKGPKVIEFNARFGDPETQVVLALLASPLRSLLHAAATGTLADLPPLRWYDGSAVTVVVASHNYPGTPRTGDVIEGGEQPGVIHAGTARREDGALVSAGGRVLTATATGPDLAAARGAAYALVDSITLEGSHHRRDIALAAVEGRIKL; via the coding sequence GTGCGTGTACTTCTGATCGGATCCGGCGGCCGCGAGCACGCCCTTGCCGTCGGCCTTGCCGCGGACCCCTCGGTGGAGCAATTGATCGCTGCACCGGGCAATCCGGGCATCGCATCGGTTGCCGAGCTGCGAGACGTCAAAGCCACCGACCCGGCGGCCGTGGCGGCGCTGGCCGTCGAGGTGGCTGCCGACCTGGTGGTCATCGGCCCGGAGGCACCGCTCGTCGCGGGAGTCGCCGACGCCGTCCGGGCCAAGGGCATCGCCTGTTTCGGCCCGACCGGCGCCGCGGCGCAGCTCGAGGGCTCGAAGGCGTTCGCCAACGACGTGATGGACGCTGCGGGTGTGCCCACCGGCCGCTCACACGCCTGCACCACGGCCGAGGAGGTGTCCGCCGCGCTCGACGAGTTCGGCACTCCGTACGTGGTGAAGAACGACGGTCTCGCCGCCGGCAAGGGTGTGGTGGTCACCGACGACCGTGCGGTCGCGGAGGAGCACGCCCGGGAGTGCGGCCGGGTGGTCATCGAGGAGTTCCTCGACGGCCCGGAGGTCTCGCTCTTCGTGGTGACCGACGGCACGGCCGCGGTGCCGCTGATGCCGGCCCAGGACTTCAAGCGGGCCCGCGACAACGACGAGGGGCCGAACACCGGCGGCATGGGTGCCTACGCGCCGCTGCCGTGGGCGCCGGCCGACCTGGTCGAGCGGGTGATGGCGGAGACGGTCCAGCCGACGCTGGCCGAGATGCGCGATCGGGGCACGCCGTTCGCCGGCCTGCTCTACGTGGGGCTGGCGCTGACCACCAAGGGCCCCAAGGTCATCGAGTTCAACGCGCGCTTCGGTGACCCGGAGACGCAGGTCGTTCTGGCCCTGCTGGCCTCGCCGCTCCGCTCACTGCTGCACGCCGCCGCCACGGGCACGCTGGCTGATCTTCCGCCGCTGCGGTGGTACGACGGTTCTGCGGTGACTGTGGTCGTGGCCAGTCACAACTACCCCGGGACGCCCCGGACGGGTGACGTGATCGAGGGCGGCGAGCAGCCTGGTGTGATCCACGCCGGGACGGCCCGCCGCGAGGACGGCGCTCTGGTCTCTGCTGGTGGCCGCGTGCTGACGGCGACCGCGACCGGTCCGGACCTGGCCGCGGCCCGTGGGGCGGCCTACGCGCTGGTCGACAGCATCACGCTCGAAGGCTCGCACCACCGCCGGGACATCGCCCTGGCCGCAGTCGAAGGCCGCATCAAGCTCTAG
- a CDS encoding SCP2 sterol-binding domain-containing protein, with product MTDFSPESFATIGPKEFAQLVKSTPDSKLAEVMGNENRSKILDEVFNRMPTLFRADRAGATQAVIHWNITGGPGGSTDTYETVIENGACTVTNQPVREPKLAMTMDPVTFLKVVTGDGNPMMMFMTGKIKAKGDLGLAAQVAKLFDIPKN from the coding sequence ATGACTGATTTCAGCCCCGAGTCGTTCGCCACGATCGGCCCGAAGGAGTTCGCCCAGCTCGTCAAGTCCACCCCGGACTCGAAGCTCGCTGAGGTGATGGGCAACGAGAACCGGAGCAAGATCCTCGACGAGGTGTTCAACCGGATGCCCACGCTGTTCCGCGCAGACCGCGCCGGCGCGACGCAGGCCGTCATCCACTGGAACATCACGGGCGGCCCCGGCGGCAGCACGGACACCTACGAAACGGTGATCGAGAACGGCGCCTGCACCGTCACCAACCAGCCCGTCCGCGAGCCCAAGCTCGCCATGACGATGGACCCGGTGACGTTCCTCAAGGTCGTGACCGGCGACGGCAACCCGATGATGATGTTCATGACGGGCAAGATCAAGGCGAAGGGTGACCTCGGCCTGGCCGCCCAGGTCGCCAAGCTCTTCGACATCCCGAAGAACTGA
- a CDS encoding ArsR/SmtB family transcription factor, with the protein MSLGDESDRRQAALRAMAHPVRLRILSLLTGASLTAADVGRELGLTHANASYHLRQLLAAGMIVQAGEERIRGGVAKRYRYDSERDRARDRETFGDQGFDTQRALFAAVANELTRRTAEANWSVGATMTDAELWVDPEVWREIRDRIVQASRDLHDAAQAPRTPGTVRTSSTIAMFRMEDS; encoded by the coding sequence ATGTCTTTGGGAGACGAGTCCGACCGTCGTCAGGCCGCGCTACGGGCGATGGCGCACCCCGTCCGGCTGCGGATCCTGTCGCTGCTGACCGGCGCCTCGCTGACCGCAGCCGACGTCGGGCGGGAGCTCGGTCTCACGCATGCCAACGCCAGCTACCACCTGCGCCAGCTGCTCGCGGCCGGGATGATCGTGCAGGCCGGCGAGGAGCGCATCCGGGGTGGCGTCGCCAAGCGCTACCGCTACGACTCCGAGCGGGACCGCGCCCGCGACCGCGAAACCTTCGGTGACCAGGGCTTCGACACGCAGCGTGCGCTCTTCGCGGCGGTCGCCAACGAGCTGACCCGCCGCACGGCCGAGGCGAACTGGTCGGTCGGCGCGACGATGACCGACGCCGAGCTCTGGGTCGACCCGGAGGTCTGGCGGGAGATACGCGACCGGATCGTCCAGGCCAGCCGCGATCTGCACGACGCGGCCCAGGCGCCGCGCACCCCTGGCACGGTCCGCACCAGCTCCACCATCGCGATGTTCCGCATGGAGGACTCGTGA
- a CDS encoding MFS transporter — protein MNALAPLRIVPFRFLLAGRTINSLGNAIAPVALAFAVLDLTGSPRDLGLVVGARVLVNVLFLLFGGALADRLPKHLLMVGASIAAAVTQAAVAALVLSGTATVALLIALSAVNGMVSALALPASSSIVPQLVPADLRQQANALSRLLFNGAFIVGAPIGGVLVAGVGPGWGIAVDAAAFALSAIAFALLRLPPRADEKAERTSIFTELRTGWTEFRSRTWLWVVVAGFGVINACISGGLNVLGPVVADDTVGRKAWGFVLAAQTAGMLLGAILALRIRLSRLLFFGVACMALEILPMVTLGVVPHLGLLLGAAFLAGVGVEQFGVAWETTIQEHVPADKLARVYSYDMVGSFVAIPIGQVAAGPIAEAVGIEPTLVGTAALIGLAVIGMVSSRDVRNLRHRLPTSAKAADPTMEESTP, from the coding sequence GTGAACGCCCTGGCGCCGCTGCGGATCGTCCCGTTCCGCTTCCTGCTCGCCGGTCGCACGATCAACTCCCTCGGCAACGCGATCGCGCCGGTCGCGCTGGCCTTCGCGGTCCTCGACCTGACCGGTTCGCCGCGCGACCTCGGCCTGGTCGTCGGCGCGCGCGTGCTGGTCAACGTCCTGTTCCTGCTCTTCGGCGGCGCGCTCGCCGATCGCCTGCCCAAACACCTGCTGATGGTCGGCGCCAGCATCGCGGCGGCGGTCACCCAGGCGGCGGTCGCCGCCCTGGTCCTCTCCGGTACGGCCACAGTCGCGCTCCTGATCGCCCTGTCCGCGGTCAACGGCATGGTGAGCGCGCTGGCCCTGCCGGCCTCGTCCTCGATCGTTCCGCAGCTCGTCCCGGCCGACCTCCGCCAGCAGGCGAACGCTCTGAGCCGTCTGCTCTTCAACGGCGCGTTCATCGTCGGCGCCCCGATCGGTGGTGTGCTCGTCGCGGGTGTCGGCCCGGGCTGGGGCATCGCGGTCGACGCGGCGGCCTTCGCCCTGTCGGCGATCGCGTTCGCTCTGCTCCGGCTGCCGCCGCGGGCGGACGAGAAGGCGGAGCGGACGAGCATCTTCACGGAGCTCCGCACCGGCTGGACGGAGTTCCGCAGCCGTACCTGGTTGTGGGTTGTCGTCGCCGGCTTCGGTGTCATCAACGCGTGCATCAGCGGCGGCCTGAACGTGCTCGGTCCGGTCGTCGCGGATGACACTGTCGGCCGCAAAGCCTGGGGTTTTGTGCTCGCGGCGCAGACCGCCGGCATGCTGCTCGGCGCGATCCTGGCCCTGCGGATCCGGCTGAGCCGGCTGCTGTTCTTCGGCGTCGCCTGCATGGCGCTGGAGATCCTGCCGATGGTCACCCTCGGCGTCGTGCCGCACCTCGGGCTCCTGCTCGGGGCCGCGTTCCTGGCCGGCGTCGGCGTCGAGCAGTTCGGCGTGGCCTGGGAGACGACCATCCAGGAACACGTCCCCGCCGACAAGCTCGCACGCGTCTACTCGTACGACATGGTGGGCTCTTTTGTGGCGATCCCGATCGGGCAGGTCGCGGCCGGGCCGATCGCGGAGGCCGTCGGGATCGAGCCGACGCTGGTCGGGACGGCCGCGCTGATCGGTCTGGCGGTGATCGGGATGGTGAGCAGCCGGGACGTGCGTAACCTGCGGCACCGTCTCCCGACGAGCGCGAAGGCCGCCGATCCGACCATGGAAGAATCGACGCCGTGA